The following nucleotide sequence is from Bacillota bacterium.
CGCTCCGCTCCTCGGCTTCTCACTCCCCACCGATGGGATGCGGAAGAACATCGCCGGCGGCAACCAGGGCAAGATGCCGGCCCCGCCCAACCTGTCTGCCCCCTCGATGCGCTCGTGGCTCGAGGCTCTCCCCAAGGGACACGGCCGGGCGGCGGCCTTCGAGACCCGGCTGCGCCTTTCGCCCGGCGGGGCCACGGGGGCTATCGAGCGGGGCCTGGCCCGGGCCGGGTACAGCCCCGTCGCCAAGGCGGCCCGGTTCATCGTCAAGGGCACCTATGGGCCGCTCCGCGACGGCGAGTTGGAGCGGGCCAGGCGATGGGGAGCCGAGCTGGCAAAGGCCGTCAAATAGGCGGCGATACCGACGGAAAACAAAAGGGAGAGGGCTCAGCCCCTCTCCCTTTTCTACACCTCGGCGGCCCCTAGGGCATCTGCGGGAATGGTCAGGCGCTCATCTTCGGCCTCGGCAACAATCCCGCCTTCTCGACGATCTCGGGGACCTTCTCCTCCCAGCCGACGGCCATCAGGTGGACGCCGCGGACGCCCTCGATCTTGCGGACCCGCTGGATCATCTCGACGGCCAGGTCGACGCCGGCGGCGGCCTGGTCGGCGGCGCCCTTGATCCGGGCGATCAAGTCGTCGGGGACGATCATCCCGGGGACCGTCTTCATGTACTCCATGGCCTTGGCCGACTTGACCGGGATGATCCCGGCCATGATGTTGATCTTCTGGTGCAGTCCGCGCTCGCGGACGGCGGCCATGAACTTCTCGAAGCGGTCGAAGTCGAAGATGGCCTGGGTTTGGATGAAGTCGGCGCCGGCCTTGATCTTCTTCTCCAGGCGCAGGACGCGGAACTCGAAGGGGTCGGCGAAGGGGTTGGCCGCCGCGCCGATGTAGAACTTGGGCGGGATCTTGCAGTCGTCGCCGGAGAGGAACTTCTTGTCGTCGCGGAGGCCCTTGACCGCCTGGATGAGCTGGATCGAGTCGATGTCGTAGACGTTCTTGGCTGTCGGGTGGTTGCCGAAGGACTGGTGGTCGCCGGACAGGCAGAGCGTTTGCCGGATCCCCAGGCTGTATGCCCCGAGCAGGTCCGACTGCATGGCGATGCGGTTGCGGTCGCGGCAGACCATCTGCATGATCGGGTTGCCGCCCTCGGACAGGACGTGCACCGCCGCGGCGATCGACGACAGGCGGACGATGGCCGTCTGGTTGTCGGTCAGATTCTGTCCGTCGGTGGCGTCCTTGAGCAGCCTGGCGTTCTCCTTGATGCCCTTGGACGAGGCGCTCTTGGGCGGCCCGATCTCGGCCGTGACGACAAACTCGCCCTGGGCGAAGAGTCGTTCCAACCGGCTCTCGGTCTTGAAGGGGGACGAGGCCGCCTCCTTGGCGGCCGCAACCGCGGGAGCCTTCTGAGCCCCGGGTGCCTTCTCCGCTTCGGCGACGCTCATAGTCTGACATCCTCCCTTACGACCTTGCGCGGCCCGCCGTCACGCGACTTGGACCAATCCTTGACCGGTTGCATGTCAAGCATGAGGTCGAGGCGATCCATCTTCTTGAGCCGCTCGTAGATGAGGGCCCAGGCGCAATCGACGTCGGTGCCGACCTCGCACTTGCCGTCATGCGAGCCGCCGCAGGGGCCGTTCATGAGGCTCTTGGAGCAGCGGATGACCGGGCAGACCCCGCCGGTCAGGTGCAGGATGCACTCGCCGCAGAGCCCGCACTTCTCGGTCCAGACGCCCTGTTCGACGGCACCGCCGGCGAACTTGGTGTTCAGCCCGGGGACCACCCAGATCGGGTACTTCTCGGCCACGTACTGGACGCCGACGCCGCAAGCCATCGAGAGGATCAGGTCGACCCCCTCGAGCTGCTTCTCGAGTTCGGCGACGTACTCCGGCTCGCACTGGCGCTGGAGCATGGCGGTGACGATCTTGGTGTCATGCCCCTCGTTCTCCCACTTCAGCCGGAGGGCCGAGGCGAGGATCTCGACTTCCTTCTCGCCGCCGGCCATGCAGACCGTGACGCACTCGCGGCACCCGACGATCATCAGCTTCTTGGCGTCCCGGACCAGCCGATCGATCTCGGCCAGGGTCTTCTGTTCGGCGACGATCATTTGTGCTCGCCCCCTTGCCCGGCGGCCGCGGCCTCGAACTTCGGCGCCTTGTGGATCGTCCCGCGGCGCACGTTGATCGGGCTCGGCCCGAGCTTCTTGATCCGTTCGGTCATCTCCCGGGCGATCTCGGCGAAGCGCGGCCCCATCGACCCCGACAGGTTGAACATCTCCAGGCGTTGCCCGCCGATGCCAACCTGGTCGAGGAGCTTCTTGATGGCGTTGACCCGCTTTTTGGCCCGGAAGTTCCCCTTCAGGAAGTGACAGTCGCCCTCCATGCACCCGGCCACGTAGACCCCGTCGGCCCCGTTCTCGAAGGCCTCCAGGAGCAGCATGGGGTCGGTCTTGCCGGAGCACGGGAGCTCGATGACCCGAACGTTGGCCGGGTACTGGAGGCGCATCGACCCGGCCAGGTCGGCCGCCGAGTAGGCGCAGTAGTAACAGCAGAAGGCGATGATCTTGGGCTCGAAGCCCTCGACCGGCTCGGTGGCGCCGACGGGCTTCGGCTCCGCGGCCGCGGCGGCGCCCTTCTTTTCGTCCATCAGTCTGACACCTCCGCCAGGCCGCCGATCTTGGCCAGGATCTGTTCGTCCTTGTAGTGCTGAAGCTGGATGGCCTTGGCCGGGCACTCGCCGGCGCAGGTCCCGCAACCCTGGCACTGGACCGAGTTGATCTCCGCCTTACCCCGTTCATTGATCAGCGGCACGCTGAACGGGCAGACCCGGACACAGGTAAGGCAGGCGGCACATTTCTCCTCCTCGACCTTGGCGACCACGCCGCCCACCGACAGCTCGGTCTTGGAGAGGAAGGCCAGGGCCCGGGCCACGGCGCCCTGGGCTTGATAGATGGCCTCGTCGACGAACTTGGGCGAATGGGCCGCCCCGCAGAGGAAGATGCCCTGCGAGGGGAAGTCCATCGGCATCAGCTTGATGTGGGTCTCGAGGAAGAAGCCGTCCTCGTTGACCGGGACCTTGAGCATCGTCCCTAGCTCGCGGACGCCCTCGGCCGGAGCCGTCCCGGTGGCCAGGACCAGGAGGTCGGTGTCGATCTCGATCGGTCGCCCGGTGGCTCCGTCGCGGACGCGCACGACGAGCCGGCCGCCCGGGCCGCCCTGTCCACCCTGCCCTTCCCCGCCTCTGACGACCGCCTCCGGTTTGGCCTCCTCGTCCCACTGGACGAAGGTGACGCCTTTCTCTCGCGCTTCGCGGTAGTACTGTTCCAGGAACCCGTAGGTCCGGACGTCGCGGTAGAGGATGTAGACCTCGGCCTCCGGGTTCTTCTCCTTGACGATGATCGCGTTCCGCACCGACTGGCCGCAGCAGGTGCGGCTACAGTATTTGTGAGTCTCGTCGCGGGACCCGACGCATTGCAGGAAGACCACCCGCCGGGCCGCGGTGACCACCCGCTCGCCGGCGGCCAGGGCCTGCTCGAACTCGGCCCGGGTGACCACCCGCGGGTCGCGGCCATAGAGGTACTCGGTGGGCTGGTACTCGCGGGCGCCGACGGCGACGATGGCCACGCCGTGCTCGACCACGTGGTTCCTGGCCAGCTCCGACCCGGGGCCGGTGCGCTGCCTGATGGTCGTGGTGAAATGCCCGGCGTGCCCGCCGAAGTCGGTCACCTCGGCGTTCTTGAAGACGTGGATCTTCGGTTCGGAGTCGACCCGCCGGAGCAGGTCATCGAGGACCCGGCTCATCTCGCCGCGGTTCATCGTGTAACGGATCTCCCGCAGGTGGCCGCCCAGGACGTCCTCCCGCTCGACCAGGAAGGACTCGAAGCCCTGCTCGGCCAGGGACAGGGCGGCCGTGAGGCCGGCCGGCCCACCTCCGATGACCAGGGCCTTCTGGGTGACCGGCACCATCGAGAGGTGGAGGGGCTCGAGCTTGCGGGCCTTGCCCACGCCCATCCGGACGAGGTCGAGGGCCTTCTCGGTGGCCATCTCCGGGACGTCGCGGTGGACCCACGAGGCCTGGTCGCGGATGTTGGCCATCTCGAAGAGGAACTGGTTCAGGCCGGCCTCCCGCAGGGCCTCGCGGAAAAGAGGCTGGTGGGTCCGGATGGTGCACGAGGCGACCAGGACCCGGTTCAACTTGAGCTCGTCGATCTTCTCGCGGATGTTCTTCAGGCTGTCCTGGGAGCAGGTGTAGATGGTCTCCTGGACGTAGGCCACGTCCTTGAGGCCCTTGGCGAACTCGACCACCCTCGGGACGTCGACGATGGAGGCGATGTTGATCCCGCAACGGCAGATGAACACGCCGACGCGGGGCGGCTCGCCGGAGACGTCGCGCTCCTTGGGGTAGACCTTGGGGACGACCATCGTCCCGCGGGCCTCGGCCAGGAAGCCGGCCGCCTTGGCCGCCGCGGCGCTGGCGTTCATGACCGTCTCGGGGATGTCGCGCGGCCCCTGGAAGCAGCCGGCGACGAAGACGCCCTCCCGGGTGGTCTGGGTCGGGTCGTAGTCCCCGATCCGGGCGTAGCCGTACTCGTTGAGCTCGATGCCGACCACGTCGGCCAGGCCCCTGGCGTCCGGCGGGCGGACCCCGACGGCCAGGACGACCAGGTCGAACTCCTCCTCGACCTGTTTCCCCTCGGCCGTGTAGCGCAGGCGGAGGTTCCCCGACAGCGGATCCTCCTTGACCGAGGAGATCATGCTCCGGATGTAGCGGACGCCGTAGTCGTTCTTGGCCGAATCGACGTAACGGTCGAAGTTCTTGCCGAAGGCCCTCATGTCGATGAAGAAGATGGTCGCCTCGATCGACTTGTCGTGCTCGCGGGCGATGATCGCCTCTTTGGTCGAGTACATGCAGCAGATGGACGAGCAGTACTCGGCCCCCTCCGAGGCGTCGCGTGAGCCGACGCACTGGATGAAGGCGATCCGCTTCGGGTGGTGACCGTCGGACCGGCGCAGGACCGCGCCCTTGGTCGGCCCGGAGGCCGACAAGAGGCGTTCGAATTCAATGGAGGTCATCACGTTGGGGTAGTATCCGTAGCCGTACTCGCCCTTCAGGCGGGCGTCGAACAGGCGGTAGCCGGGGGTCAGGACGACTGCCCCGACCGGCAGGTCGACGGTCCGGGCGACGTCCTCGTGGTGGATGGCCTTCTTCTGGCAGGCCTTGACGCACTGGAGGCACTCCGAACAGAGACCGCAGTTGAGGCAGCGGGCGGCCTCGGCCATCGCCTCCTCGCGGGTGAAACCCAGGAGGACCTCGCGGAAGTCTCTGACCCGCTCGGCCGCCGGGGTCTGCCCCTGGACGCGGCGGCGGTCGACGAGGACCGGCCCGTGCTTGGGCGGGTCGATGTTCGGTCCGCGTTCGAGGGTCCGACCCTCGGCGAGGTCGGCGCCATTCAGGTAGCGGTCGATGGAGATGGCCGCCTCATGGCCGGAGGCGACGGCCTCGACGACCGAAGCCGGACCGCGAACGGCGTCGCCGGCGGCGAAGAGGCCGGGGGCGCCGGTGGCCTTGGTCAGCTTGTCGGCGACGATCAGACCGCGCTCGACCTTGACCCCGAGGTCCGTGGTGATCAGTGAAAGGTCGGTCGCCTGACCGATGGCCAGGATGATCGTGTCACAGGCGAAGGGCTCCTCAGTGCCCTCATGGAAGGTCGGGTTGAACCGCCTGTTCTCGTCGAAGACCGACTTGACCTTGATCAGTTCCATCCCGACGATCCGACCGTCGCGGGTCAGGACGCGCCTTGGGCCCCGGGACGGGTGGAGGACGACGCCCTCGTCGACGGCCTCGAGGATCTCCCATTGGTGGGCGGGCATCTCGTGGCGGGCTTCGAGCGAGGCGCAGTGGACTTCAGCCGCGCCCAGGCGGAGGGCGGTGCGGGCGGCGTCGATGGCCACGTTGCCGCCGCCGATGATCAGGACCTTGCCCCTGACTTCCGGGGCCGGACGCGCCTGGCCGGACGCGTCCACGGTGCCCGCCAGAGCGGCGTCGCGCAGGAAATCGAGGCCCCAGAGGACCCCCTTGGCGTCGCTCCCCTCCAGCGGGATGCGCCGCGAGAGCTGGGTCCCGACGGCCACCAGGACGGCCCTGTAGCCCTGTTCCTGGAGCTGCTTGATAGTGATGTCCCGGCCGACCCGGACCCCGCCGCGGAACTCGACCCCGCGGAGGATGAACTCGGTCTCCCGGTCGACGGTGTCGAGGCCCAGGCGGTATCGGGGGATGCCGGCCCGGAGGAGCCCGCCGGGCCGGTCGAGGGCGTCGAAGACGGTCGCCGCGTAGCCCATCGCCCGCAGGTCCCTGGCCGCCGTCAGGCCGGCCGGACCGGCGCCGATGACGGCGATCTTCTCGGCCCGGGTCACCGGCGGCAGCTCCGGCTGGGCCTTGACGAAGTCGTCCCAGCCGAAGTCGGAGGCCGCCCGCTTGAGGGTGGCGATGGCGATGGGGTCGTCGTGGTCGGCCCGGTTGCACTCGGTCTCGCAGGGATGGTGACAGATGCGGCCGCAGACGCCCGGGAACGGCATCGCCCGCATGACCACCTCGACCGCCTCGGCGAACTTGCCCTTGGCCACCATCTGCGCGTAGCCCTGGGCGTTGGTGTCGGCCGGGCAGGTGTTCCGGCAGGGCGGGGTGCCCGCCTTCTCGATCAGGTACTTGTTGGGGACGGCCTGCGGGAACATCTTGTGGATAGCCTTCTGCCGGTCCATCTGGATGTTGAAGGGGTTGGGCAACTCGACCGGGCAGACGGCCTCGCACTCGCCGCAGGCGGTGCACTCGTCGACGTCGACGTAACGGGCCTTCTCCAGGACCTTGGCGGTGAAATGGCCCGGCTCGCCCTCGAGACCGACGAGGTCCGAGACGGTGTGGATGTGGATGTTCGGATGGCTCTGACAGTCGGTCATCTTCGGGCCGAGGAGGCACATGGCGCAGTCGTTGGTCGGGAAGGTCTTGTCGAGCTGGACCATCTTGCCGCCGATGGAGGGGTCGCTGGTCACCAGGTGGACCAGGTAGCCGGCGTTGGCCAGGTCGATCGAGGACTGCATGCCGGCGATGCCGCCGCCGAGGACGAGGACCGCGCCGGTCTTCTGGTCGACCGTCGCGCCGGTTGCCTTCGCCTCATGGATGTCGATGGCGCTCATGCCGTCCCCACCTTTCCCGCCGGCAGGAAGGCCTTGACCGCCGGCCGCGAGTCGGTCAGGTGCCGGCCGACCCAGGCCGAAGCCCGGTCGAGGCCCATGGCCAGCCCGAGGAGCTCGGTCATGAAGTAGACCGGCACCGGGTCCTTGGCCAGTTCGGGGATTTCCGACTGGCGGTAGTCGAGGTTGGCGTGGCACATCGGGCAGGCCGTGACGATCGCCCCGGCCCCGGCTTCCCGGGCGGCGACGATGATCCGCTTGGCCAGTTCCTTGAGGATCTCCGGGCGGCTCAAGGCCAGGCTGGCCCCGCAGCACTCGGTCTTCCAGGACCACCGGACGACCTCGGCCCCGGCCGCTTCCATCACCTTGTCGAGGGCGACCGGTTGCTCCGGATCCTCGAAGGCGACGGCCTCAGCCGGACGGGTCAGGAGGCACCCATAGTAGGTGGCCACCTTCAGCCCACGCAGCGGCCTGATGGCTCGGCGCCTGATTTCGGCCAGGTTCTCCGGCCGGGCCAGCAGCTCCAGAGTGGAGACGACCCTGACCCCGCCGCCGTACTTGGCCCCCATGATCCCCTCAAGCGAGGCGTTGACCTCGGCCGCTTCCCGGCCGCCCCGGCGGACGGCGTGGTCGGCCTTGCGGAGGCTATTGTAGCAGGCGGCGCAGGCCATGAACAGCTCGCTCAGGCCCTGCTTCTCGGCCAGAACCAGGTTGCGGACGGGCAGGGCGAGGGCCAGGTAGTGGTCGGTGGCATGGGCCGAGCTGGCCCCGCAACAGTTCCAGTCGTCCATCTCCTCGAGCTCGTAGCCGAGGGCGGCGAAGACGGCGCGGGTCGACTCGTCGTATTCG
It contains:
- a CDS encoding flavodoxin is translated as APLLGFSLPTDGMRKNIAGGNQGKMPAPPNLSAPSMRSWLEALPKGHGRAAAFETRLRLSPGGATGAIERGLARAGYSPVAKAARFIVKGTYGPLRDGELERARRWGAELAKAVK
- a CDS encoding methylenetetrahydrofolate reductase — translated: MSVAEAEKAPGAQKAPAVAAAKEAASSPFKTESRLERLFAQGEFVVTAEIGPPKSASSKGIKENARLLKDATDGQNLTDNQTAIVRLSSIAAAVHVLSEGGNPIMQMVCRDRNRIAMQSDLLGAYSLGIRQTLCLSGDHQSFGNHPTAKNVYDIDSIQLIQAVKGLRDDKKFLSGDDCKIPPKFYIGAAANPFADPFEFRVLRLEKKIKAGADFIQTQAIFDFDRFEKFMAAVRERGLHQKINIMAGIIPVKSAKAMEYMKTVPGMIVPDDLIARIKGAADQAAAGVDLAVEMIQRVRKIEGVRGVHLMAVGWEEKVPEIVEKAGLLPRPKMSA
- a CDS encoding methylenetetrahydrofolate reductase C-terminal domain-containing protein, whose amino-acid sequence is MIVAEQKTLAEIDRLVRDAKKLMIVGCRECVTVCMAGGEKEVEILASALRLKWENEGHDTKIVTAMLQRQCEPEYVAELEKQLEGVDLILSMACGVGVQYVAEKYPIWVVPGLNTKFAGGAVEQGVWTEKCGLCGECILHLTGGVCPVIRCSKSLMNGPCGGSHDGKCEVGTDVDCAWALIYERLKKMDRLDLMLDMQPVKDWSKSRDGGPRKVVREDVRL
- a CDS encoding hydrogenase iron-sulfur subunit — its product is MDEKKGAAAAAEPKPVGATEPVEGFEPKIIAFCCYYCAYSAADLAGSMRLQYPANVRVIELPCSGKTDPMLLLEAFENGADGVYVAGCMEGDCHFLKGNFRAKKRVNAIKKLLDQVGIGGQRLEMFNLSGSMGPRFAEIAREMTERIKKLGPSPINVRRGTIHKAPKFEAAAAGQGGEHK
- a CDS encoding FAD-dependent oxidoreductase — translated: MSAIDIHEAKATGATVDQKTGAVLVLGGGIAGMQSSIDLANAGYLVHLVTSDPSIGGKMVQLDKTFPTNDCAMCLLGPKMTDCQSHPNIHIHTVSDLVGLEGEPGHFTAKVLEKARYVDVDECTACGECEAVCPVELPNPFNIQMDRQKAIHKMFPQAVPNKYLIEKAGTPPCRNTCPADTNAQGYAQMVAKGKFAEAVEVVMRAMPFPGVCGRICHHPCETECNRADHDDPIAIATLKRAASDFGWDDFVKAQPELPPVTRAEKIAVIGAGPAGLTAARDLRAMGYAATVFDALDRPGGLLRAGIPRYRLGLDTVDRETEFILRGVEFRGGVRVGRDITIKQLQEQGYRAVLVAVGTQLSRRIPLEGSDAKGVLWGLDFLRDAALAGTVDASGQARPAPEVRGKVLIIGGGNVAIDAARTALRLGAAEVHCASLEARHEMPAHQWEILEAVDEGVVLHPSRGPRRVLTRDGRIVGMELIKVKSVFDENRRFNPTFHEGTEEPFACDTIILAIGQATDLSLITTDLGVKVERGLIVADKLTKATGAPGLFAAGDAVRGPASVVEAVASGHEAAISIDRYLNGADLAEGRTLERGPNIDPPKHGPVLVDRRRVQGQTPAAERVRDFREVLLGFTREEAMAEAARCLNCGLCSECLQCVKACQKKAIHHEDVARTVDLPVGAVVLTPGYRLFDARLKGEYGYGYYPNVMTSIEFERLLSASGPTKGAVLRRSDGHHPKRIAFIQCVGSRDASEGAEYCSSICCMYSTKEAIIAREHDKSIEATIFFIDMRAFGKNFDRYVDSAKNDYGVRYIRSMISSVKEDPLSGNLRLRYTAEGKQVEEEFDLVVLAVGVRPPDARGLADVVGIELNEYGYARIGDYDPTQTTREGVFVAGCFQGPRDIPETVMNASAAAAKAAGFLAEARGTMVVPKVYPKERDVSGEPPRVGVFICRCGINIASIVDVPRVVEFAKGLKDVAYVQETIYTCSQDSLKNIREKIDELKLNRVLVASCTIRTHQPLFREALREAGLNQFLFEMANIRDQASWVHRDVPEMATEKALDLVRMGVGKARKLEPLHLSMVPVTQKALVIGGGPAGLTAALSLAEQGFESFLVEREDVLGGHLREIRYTMNRGEMSRVLDDLLRRVDSEPKIHVFKNAEVTDFGGHAGHFTTTIRQRTGPGSELARNHVVEHGVAIVAVGAREYQPTEYLYGRDPRVVTRAEFEQALAAGERVVTAARRVVFLQCVGSRDETHKYCSRTCCGQSVRNAIIVKEKNPEAEVYILYRDVRTYGFLEQYYREAREKGVTFVQWDEEAKPEAVVRGGEGQGGQGGPGGRLVVRVRDGATGRPIEIDTDLLVLATGTAPAEGVRELGTMLKVPVNEDGFFLETHIKLMPMDFPSQGIFLCGAAHSPKFVDEAIYQAQGAVARALAFLSKTELSVGGVVAKVEEEKCAACLTCVRVCPFSVPLINERGKAEINSVQCQGCGTCAGECPAKAIQLQHYKDEQILAKIGGLAEVSD
- a CDS encoding CoB--CoM heterodisulfide reductase iron-sulfur subunit B family protein, whose product is MKKLAFYPGCSLHSTAVEYDESTRAVFAALGYELEEMDDWNCCGASSAHATDHYLALALPVRNLVLAEKQGLSELFMACAACYNSLRKADHAVRRGGREAAEVNASLEGIMGAKYGGGVRVVSTLELLARPENLAEIRRRAIRPLRGLKVATYYGCLLTRPAEAVAFEDPEQPVALDKVMEAAGAEVVRWSWKTECCGASLALSRPEILKELAKRIIVAAREAGAGAIVTACPMCHANLDYRQSEIPELAKDPVPVYFMTELLGLAMGLDRASAWVGRHLTDSRPAVKAFLPAGKVGTA